The genome window GTGTATTAATAAATCGTTCATGTACCTGTAATAATCAATAAAGAAACTTATAATTTATCTGTAAAGGTTAACTctatatgagtctcgctctgtaaaaatggggtttaatgcatgtgcgtaaattttcgtcccagattagtctgtgcagtccgcacagggtacTCCTTCcgtataaactggattttcgtcaagaacagtcttccttttaacaaaaaatcaataaaagcggaaagcgtcgtcccagatttgcctgtgaggactgcacaagctaatatgggacgacacttaacgaacatgaaTTAAacttccttttcacagagcacgactcatatggGTTGTTTGTTTTTCCAATCTAAAGCTGATAGCAACACACAACTTAAGCCCAAGATAAAAAGTCTCAATTACTGTCCTTGCAGACCAAAACACGTCATACGGTTCAATACTTGGAACAGACTTGAAAACGAAAGAAGGTATTTTTATATTTCCACTTAtagtttttccatttttaaagaaTCGTCCCTGAGATGAAAAATGATATGAAATTTATTATCGATGACTGCTGTTTGTTATATAAGCAATGTACTGGGTACAATTATAGTCAAACACATATTTGTCGTTGTAATTCTTGCCAAATAATCTACATTGTCCaaagaaatttaaatattaaaaaatataattactacATTGATAAAAAGAAACTAAGAATAGTTTGCGTTATTTTTATCGTGAGAGGCTGCTTGGTATATGTTTAATTGCCCAAATTAACGATTGCGATCAGAATTGGtctaaaatgtaatttttataatATGCATGCTCATGTACTTGTTTGTAATAAATTGAGAACAATAGTATCTTTAGAGTTGTGCTATTGAAGGTACAGTTCCTTCGTCCGACCCTGCGGATGACTTTAACCCCCGAGCAGACGCCGTTTACGGTTACGACGCCCGGGAAGAGAGGCTTAGGTCGGGAACCAGGAAAGACAATAGATCAGCTGACATCAACAACGGTGATAAGAGACCTCAGACTCGCGGCGTCTCAGACGATGTCGACGGCTTCGGGTTCCGGAAACGGCCGTCAGATGACGAACAGCCATTATACACCGCGTTTGATGGGCACGATGAGAAACGAGATGACGTTCCGGTGCGGGCGTCGGATACCCGGACTTATGACGCCCCGCGCAGGCGCAGTCTGGACCACACCGAGCCTAGACCGGAAAGACGTGAACGGCGGCGCCGTCAAAGCGGTGACGCGGAGGGCCTAAGGGAAAGAAATGATCCTGTGGGAGATAGGTATTCATGTTCAGATTTAAGAGTTGGATTAAAGTTACAGTAGTTTCACCCAACACAACGTACgtaaaaacaattgtttcttataaaaaatgGAGCAAATCctgaaaatgttattattttctcgatatttaaaaaaaatgtttccatttCCAACATCTGTTGGCCATTTTTTGCACTTTCTAGAATATATCAAAATTCTCAAAGACTTTAAGTTTGCTAAACGttttaaacaagcacatttagCGAACGGTATTTGGTATATTGGCATACCGATATTCAATGACATATTttaagacccccccccccccccccaaattatacacttaaacatttgcttaaattatactttatataaacgttaaaaagagcaaacatttttcgcattaaaaaaataaataaatagatgttTTGCTAGgattaagatttttttataatCATTAGAACTCAATTTGCTAAGTCTTGATGCATGTCGAAGGATGTTTGCATGTGTCAAGATTCAAACAGACTTGATTGTTTTGCACAGCATGTTAAAAGTTAAAATACCCGAATGCATGAGTGAAAGCAAAAGCTGGTTTATGTTCCAATTTCAGAGATTACAGTGACTCGCGTCGTCATGGCGGCGAGTCACGTGACGCGAGACACCACGTTAAAGAAACGCGTAGGCATGCTCGCCATGGCAACACAAGGCGATCCACAGAGACCTTTCAGGATGTTAGTACACTGTTTTATTTCCCCACAAATGTGTACATCGAAAAAATAATTTTGGCTCCGATCgattttggcagaattattgcCTTTTTTAAACTATGTATAATAGTGTGTGTTCTTAATATCTCTTAAAGTCTTTGGCTGATTTGACACAAGTGTTCACaccatcatttattatttttgtaaaagaaGGAGTTAAGGTTTTTTTTAACCTGTGTTTAAGTAAAACGAAAACAATCCGATCTTCATGATATTCTAAGACTTGAAATGATATAACTAAAACAATTGATTTTACAATTAgtattatacttttttaaatgttgttttcttGCCAGTTGGATCCAAGTCCACGGGAGAAAATTGTGTTTGAACAATTACCAGATATTACGTCACGTGTGCAGCATCGCGATCGCCAGTCGCGTGATGGCGAGTATGACGACGCGTATAGACAATACTGACGTCAGCGCTTTTGACATAGGTGTATATTTAATGATTGTTATATTTTAGAGTTAAACTACTGTTAGTTAGTTCCTGTTTAAAGTGTGTTGATCATATAGTCACAATTTGTGCGCGACTGTTCACCTGAAAAACGTTTATATGCTTTACATTGTAAATTAATATAgcgttaagtttaaaaaaaaattagtattaGTTAAAGGGAAGATTGTTAAGTTTATAATGGCTACCCTTGGCTATTCCTGATTTTAAAAcgaattttggaaaaaaaaatcgtaGTTTTTGCAATTAAATTACTTAATTTCTGAATCCGAACAATATGATTTTGGCAATACTATATCTGcagtatttatgtaaaaaaatgtaaaaaaaactttttgaaaGTACAGTTTGTGCAGGCTTGATACCAATGAGAGGATTTTGTTCAACAAACTTTTGATAATAAAGGAGACAATTTCACACCATTGTATGACTGTCGATATGCAGGAAAAACCTCACCTGTACAGTGAACACAACCAAAGTCTTATACTCCTGAACAAATATTCATACGTTCTTGCTGTAAAAACTTATTTTCAGCTAAAATTtaatgttgaataaaaataaagtaaaagaaaaaacaataaaaataacttACCTTTCACAAATGACCATCACCCACAGACGGCTTTGTGCGCGTAACATCCGTATCACTACTTTAAGGTAAGgtcatatttaaatgtaaaaagtcAAGTTTGGCCAAAGAAGAACTTGTCATGgatgtaactttgtcattcatcttgtaattttaaaataacatcacAAAGATGTTTGCATTTGGAAGCGTTTTTTTTTTGCTGTAAGCCTTTCTCTCGACTTCAAAGATCAAAATCAGACGCttaggtcaaaggtaatttttttccATTAAACACTTCGTCCAAACTGTAACTGCATCAATCgtcatgcaattaaaaaaaaaaaaatttcaactGTTTACCATGAGTAACAATCGTCTCCGTGTATTAATTGTCAAGGTCACACCTAAAGGTCAATTGTCAAAGGTCAACATTGGCTTAAATCATTGTGTCAAGActgttatttcataatttatGTCGAAATTAAAAGAAGTGTACCACAAGTATTCACAATGTGCACACGgcatctttctttttttcaagatcaaggtcacacttagaggtcaacgTTCAAATTGTATCATCGTACAGCTTCTTGTGACagcagtttcattcttcatcatGCAATTTCAAAATAACTTATCAATGGGAGATGGCTTGTGACCTGTGAGACCTATCCcccagatcaaaggtcaaggtcacatgtataGGCAATATGTCCAGTTTGGGCATAACGCAGTTTTTTTAAGGACAGTAAATTCAGTATCCATCGTGCCATTTTACCCCTTATGTGTAATGCGCAAGTACTATGCGATCAAAGGTCACACAAAAAGTTGAAGGTGAAAAGGCGAATTGTTAAACATGTATAGGCATAACTGTCAATAGCCTAGACATGTTTCCGCCAGGCATCTAGATATAGTGTGTTAACGATGTCATCATCTCGGACATATAAGTTTGAATATATCAGCAGTATAATTCGAATTTGATATTACCAATTAATTTACGAATAACATATATTCAAGATAGTATAATATCAATAATCTTCAAAAAGACCACGATTTATCAAACCAAAATACCCGTCATTTATTTCGATGGTATGCCATTTTAATCACCAGCGGTTGTTTACGAAGCTTAAAGGTAATATGCGTTTTATTTTACGACATGCTCCTGATTATTATAGatgttgatgttttttatgtttaattaattgtatCAGATAGCGTATTCAATATACAATTGCGTTTGTTGAGTTTGTATTGTAACACAACGTAGATAACATGAATTACGCCGTGtttgtattttgctttttaaattgacatttgcatAGTTTTTAGAAGAGGAAACCAAAAATGTCCACTTTTTTGTCATCAGCAATAAAAtagtttataaattgtttaatacagTTCACTTGGATCGCGGCGTTTGTTTTACgttgatattaaataaatgagCTTTATCGATCTTAATttttgatttatttcaaaatctaatttaaagaaattttagCACGTTCAATCCAATAAGCGATATTATACAAAattgaagaaacaaaaaaaacacgagtgtaaaaaaacaataaatttaacCTAAACCTAACGTAAAATTGGAGATATGTATAATCACAAATGCAAAACGaagtttaagatttaaaaaaaaaacacaacagaaacACGCACGGTCTGCGAAGACAtttatcaaaaattgaaaaagatGGGATTGGCATAAGAAATCAAATGATTTTCtcctgcatttcatcggtgtatgaactgtgtGGAAAACTACGCTTTTCTTAACCGCCGACGTTTTTGCACCCATTAGGCCTTTTCTGAGAGAGTGCATAGAACGAAAACACGCAAAATACTATTTTAAGCTCATGACGACAACGCAAAGTTGATATAATCTGTAACTTTCacacttaaaggggcattttcacagatttttggcatattttgacgtttgtcattaaatgctttatattgataaatgtaaacattggatcttaaaagctccagtaaaaaattcataataaaataaaaaaaggaaaaaaagtagccggtaccagggctcgaaccagtaacccctggagtcctggagtaagtctgaagtaaaaacgcaatagccctctcggctattccgccgggaatacacagtttaagtattttataccttatataagcaatcttcgtagtttcgtaaatttaaacgacaacaacagaactctccaaattattcaattgtttcgcgttgcaacgctgtataatttttaggttttcaaatcgtcaaaagatacatataatggctatattggactatggtaaatgttcagtaatactgtttcacaaatatcataactaaaacgaaaatttgcgaatctgaaacaacttttttctattttgtcaatttaccaaaccgtgaaaagatccctttacaGTGAAATAAAACGGAATTTGATTCGCTCGCGTGCGTAGTTGCATGCGTTGTGGTTTCATCGGAGTACGAACAGAAGGTCACGTAGTCGGATTAACCAATCAGGATGCAGCGTTTGTGTGACTATGCAAGCactttatttattatatgcatatgtAAACAACTTCAGCTGCCATAGCAAACGATCAATATAATTGTTAGCATCGCGTCCCGTCTATATACCAAGTAACCAAgacacacaaaaacaaaacaaaaaaaaaacaaaaacaaataacacaCGCAAATACATAATAGGTAAAATGGGGTCACACAAAAGATAAATTTGCTGAAGTTTGAAGATTTCGTCTTAATAGCTGGTTGTATTTAGAGTGCAGACGGACTCGACACAGCTATCAATGAGTGCCCTATCGAGTGAGCTCTCCGGGCCTTGTTGCACTTCTGTGTAGCTTGGCATTCTCACCTCGATATCGAGTCACATAGAAAAGTTGAAGTGTATAACTGATACCGACGAAGCCAAGGACGGGTTTTATGGAGAGTATGAGAATCGAACCCGAAACCTTCCGCTATCACGGCGAGTGCTATGCCGAGTGAACCGGTCCCTTTCACAGCATATCACACACCCCAATTAGATTCCTATATATATATTCGTACCATATTTTGgacttttaatgaaattaatcacatttcaaattaaattgGCAAATCATGGCCTCAAAATCATCGTAATTGTTCACTAGCTAGTTATCTATTTAAGTATTGAACTTGGAGACGTTCTAAATTTGACATTGAATTCAGAACGACGTGAAAATTAAGCTGAAAAATAAAAACCAAACAAATATCATTGAATCAATTTTCAGTGAACACATACCGACACAGACTACCTACCACCTGTAACTCTAATTTTGCATAGCAATATCGATATGCTTAAAGGCGGTTGGTTAGTCTGTTATCAATGCATGAGCGATATGCACCGTGGTTATATAACTTGTATTCTACTATATTCATCAGTTGATTATTAAACAAGCAGTCATGAGGGCAAAAAGCAGATGCACGAAATGGGtgctattatttattttattttatattctcaATCAACATCACTGTGTAACCTTCAAGTGTGGACCGAATAAGCTGTGCGATTGTATTGGACATACTGATTTACCGGTATCTATGGATTGTGAATCAAAGAAACTGAGAATTTCTGATATCTGCACGAGCATATTAAACGCCTCCCTTAATGTAACTGTTCTGAAAGCCGGCAATAATGGCATTGGGGATCTGGGTTCATTTGACCTTGACGGTTGTACGGTTGTGAGAGCGTCTTTGAACTAGACCTTCAAAGGAATGCAATCAGCAAAATAGAAGATGACGGATTCCGAAAACTTGCGCTTTTGCAGAAGTTGGAtttatcttcaaatgaaattccAATCTACGATAACGGATGGAATTCTTCGTTTTTGCCAGGAAGCCTTGTTACGTTGCGACTTCACAGAGCCCAAACGGTGCCCGCATCCTTTCCAACGTATCCAAACCTTAGTCATTTACAGAATTTGTCCAGTCTAACGCTCGATGGCCTTACGGATGTGGAGTTTCTGACCTCATACTTGGGACTCAACTTGAGACATTTATCACTATCATCCTCGCACTATCAAGCAAACTGTAATCTCAACGAAGTAACAAATAGGACCTTTGCCAATTTGTTGAACGTGAAAAATTTGGATATTTCTGGTTGTGGAATAACACGCATTTATGCAGGAGCGCTGGAGAATTTACGAAACCTTGAAGAACTGGATGTTTCCATGAATACGGGTTTGGAATTCGAAAGTTTGGAGAATGCTACGTATGCACTACAGTTTACGAATGTGAGACGTGTTAATTTATCACATATCTCTCAAGAATATAATAGTGGTAACGACATCTGCAAACAAGACTTGTGTTATCTTTGGAATACCAGTTTAGAAGAACTTGACGTGTCGGGTAACGGAATTGGATGTATCGAAACCAACGCACTTATCCTCATGCCGAACTCGTTGCGAACACTAAATGTTAGCAACAACAACTTTGTTTATGCTAATTACCTTTCGCAGTTCGGATGCATGGATAACTTGACCGAACTTATTGCATATAATCTGAATAAACCCTTTAGAGCAAATCAGATATGTCATGGATGTGGTATTAATAGTAAGAAGTCTTTTTCGACGTGCCCTTACACGACTGACGCGTTTTTACAGAAACTCGCAACAACAAAACGTAATTGCAGTTTTATAAACGATAAACGTAAGTTTCAAGTTACATTACCTCGCCCACTTAAAACAATAATCGTCAGTTATAGCAATTTTGAATATACATTGAATATATCACGAATTGAAATACAATCGAATGTGATACAGTACCTCGATGTTTCAGGaaataatttcaatgttttaaatggCTATATCGGTCCGCTTTCTGAGCTACAAATACTCAATGTGTCTAATTGCAGAATAGAATATATTGGCAGGGAGACTCTAAATTATGCTGCAGTCGTTGATTTACAACTAGATACAAATAAGCTTGGGCCACAACTGGCAAACGAGAATTATTCGGGAATATTTGGTGAACTTAAGGAACTTAAAACTCTGAACCTATCGCGCAATGGAATTACAGTCCTGTATACTTCAACGTTCTCTTCCCTTATCAAACTAGAAACGCTTGACCTAAGTTACAACAATATTGAactatttgatataaatatagaCACATTGAAGAATATTTTGTACCTGTATTTATCCTGCAATTCCATCCATACTTTATCTGCTGGAGTGCGAGAGAGATTGATTGAAAACGAACAGGATCtttcaaaattgtttcagatcgATTTACAAACAAACTATATATCATATGATTGTCAAAATCAGGAATTCCTGCAATGGATATTTGACcatcaatacaattttatttctttagacacatacatgtttatttcacCAGAAGGGGATATTCTTAGCACAGAACACGTAAATAACGACTTACATAGTCTGTCTTCAAGATGCACGTCATACACTTATGTAATAGTCATTGCAACGTTGGGACTTTCCATTTTCTTTGTGGCTGTTCTCGCAGGACTTGTTTATAACAATCGCTGGAAAATACGATACCTCATTTACATGTCAAAAAAGAGCTTTTTACGATCTGAACGGCACACTGACTATACGGTAATAGAAAACTACGCACACGACGCTTTTATTTCGTACgctgaagaaaatacgcgttttATTCTCGATGACTTCTTACCCAGATTGGATTCGGAAGAAGTTTCTCTGTGCCTTCATCAGCGAGACTTTTTGCCAGGCGAGGCCATCTCGGACAACATTATACACGCCATCCAGAGCAGCAGAAAGACAATCGTCATTTTGTCAGAAGCCTTTCTGAAGAGCAAGTGGTGCTTGTATGAGTTTAACATGGCGCGTATGGATTGCATATATTCTAGGAACGACCAGTTGTCTCTCATTGTTGTGATGTACGAACAAGTGCCACATAATAAAATGCCATTGGAAATGCTAGAAtggattaaacaaaataattatatcgAGTACACGGTGGAAAGAGACGGGAATTTACTTTTCTGGGAGAAAATGAAACAAGTAATAAACGATTCAAATTAAATGATGACTAGTTTATACGCTTTCAAGAACATTCTTGCCAGATCTCTGTGATCATTGCATCAACTATAAACCTTCATAACACACTGTTCAATAGCGACATGTTGGCGATTTTTGATATTTAAGTTTACAGTGGACTGTTAACACTATTGTGTACGCAGATGTCTTCGCAAATATGTTCAGCTCGTTTGTGGGTACAAATTCAAGTTTTGAATATTTCAAGATGTTCGATATTTAGAATCGTCATTGAATCATTAGACTACATGACTCTCCTTATATTAGGATCGGACTTCAACCTTCTTGGGTAAAAATTTGTGGATGAACAACTGGCTCACATATTTCACAATATGCTATCAATTGAAGAACTGCTTTAGTCCTTTAACAGAGTAACAACCTTGTTTACTATCACATTTGCACCTCTTACTCGTATCAGTTTAGATGGAATCGATCTAAAAAATGACAATCTGGGAACTATTGATATAAGTTTTAATCCCCTgtgcatatacatttataaacaatagACATTCATAATCGAGAAGGAAGTATACTAAAACAGCTGGAAATAAATGCAAATGAAGCGAAGAAGACTTGATTTGAGTGATATTGAAGGTGCGATATTTTCTCCATATGTTTAGGCGACGTCATTTCGGTTACAGGATGGTCGACGACGTTGATAGAGTACGTGAAGAAACACCCACCTACGTTGAGAAGAACGATGTTACACTTCATAACATAGCCCTTCTGCTCGGCAAGCCTATTGGATAACACTATTTCGCCATTTAATTCAACATGAATATTTGGAATTTGTATGGGTACCGTTTAACAATCCTGACCAGTATTCAATTGAAGCTGTTGTGAAAGATATGAGAGTTAATTGCCTCATGATGTATGAAAtatattggccgtgctctgtaaaaagggggtttaatgcatgtgcgtaaagtgtcatcccagattggcctgtgcagtccgcacgggctaatcagggacaacactttccgcttttatgatattttttgtttaaagaaagtctcttcttagcaaacatctagtttaggcggaaagtgtcgaaccTGATTAGACTGTAGGGACTGCATAGGCAAAtcttggacggcactttacgcacatgcattaaaaccccttttcacagagcacggctcatatcgaAAAGCATCAAGCATAATAAAAGTATCATTTAATCACATTTCATTACATTCTTAAATATATTcgattttatttttgtatcaagACTTTCGTTGTGTGCTATGAACTACATTCAGTCTATTTGTAATAGGTTATCATAGTAACCTATTTGTTTATTTCCATGTTTGACAGGTTTTTCTCATGGTCATTTTACTTCTCTTCAATGCTATTGAATTGTAAATGTTATAAAATTACACAGATTAAAGCATGGCAATAAGTAACATGCATATGAAcagttaaatgaaaattaaataaaaatgtgatttgtatacatgttaaagatatttaagtgttattattttaatttttgatttctatgttttattaaattatcataaattaattaaactCACTCAGCCTTTATTGTCTGTTAATTGAAATTGaacaaaaatgtatattgtttcataatgatacgtttgaaacaattttcaatttcttTCTGTTTGAAAATGGATTCTTTGTATTGACATTGgttgttttgtttacaattttaatatgCAGTTCAAGTTTCACAGACActatttatgatttaaaacatGAGATTCATGTTTTGAAACATTTTGTAACAGTCTTTAGAATGATGTTACAATTGCGTTTAatgctgttgttgtttaatttcaatTATACTCTTTCTGATCACAAATCTTTAAATAACTTTAAGTACTTTAAGTTCTTACTTTAAGTAACGGTAGAGACAAATACACACTTTTTTAATGTACCATAATAACTTTATTCAACAAGTATACTACAAATTCGATTTGACATTTTTACTTGATTAAAAAACACACTGAAATACTTCTGTTAAAACCCAGAATTTTACAGATTTGAGTTGTGCGTTCTGTTTCTATGGtatccaattttatttttatacttttaaaaAGGTCTTATTATTATTAAGAAACATAAACTGTATGCATATAACAAACAATACACTATTGATAAAAATTTATCAATTTcagatttacaaaaaatattgcaatactGACATACGAATAAATCGTGAACTGTcacagtttttttttgttatttcagaaGCATCCGCTGTCAGCTTTAATGAAGGATATTGCATAAGTATAATTTGTCCTTGGTTTGACACACATAGAGGCTTATGTGAATAACTCAATTTCGTCCATTTTCCTCATTCAGAACAGGCCTTGCGGTGAGCAAATAGTATTAACCCACGGATCTAACA of Dreissena polymorpha isolate Duluth1 chromosome 15, UMN_Dpol_1.0, whole genome shotgun sequence contains these proteins:
- the LOC127860251 gene encoding toll-like receptor 4, with product MNTGLEFESLENATYALQFTNVRRVNLSHISQEYNSGNDICKQDLCYLWNTSLEELDVSGNGIGCIETNALILMPNSLRTLNVSNNNFVYANYLSQFGCMDNLTELIAYNLNKPFRANQICHGCGINSKKSFSTCPYTTDAFLQKLATTKRNCSFINDKRKFQVTLPRPLKTIIVSYSNFEYTLNISRIEIQSNVIQYLDVSGNNFNVLNGYIGPLSELQILNVSNCRIEYIGRETLNYAAVVDLQLDTNKLGPQLANENYSGIFGELKELKTLNLSRNGITVLYTSTFSSLIKLETLDLSYNNIELFDINIDTLKNILYLYLSCNSIHTLSAGVRERLIENEQDLSKLFQIDLQTNYISYDCQNQEFLQWIFDHQYNFISLDTYMFISPEGDILSTEHVNNDLHSLSSRCTSYTYVIVIATLGLSIFFVAVLAGLVYNNRWKIRYLIYMSKKSFLRSERHTDYTVIENYAHDAFISYAEENTRFILDDFLPRLDSEEVSLCLHQRDFLPGEAISDNIIHAIQSSRKTIVILSEAFLKSKWCLYEFNMARMDCIYSRNDQLSLIVVMYEQVPHNKMPLEMLEWIKQNNYIEYTVERDGNLLFWEKMKQVINDSN